The nucleotide sequence CTCTTGTTTGGCTAGGTATGCATCACTAATGCAATTCTTTAGTACTGATATGCTGTCCTCCACATCGCTTCGACCACGAGCCTCTCTCTCATACTTTTCTCTCAAAGTGTTAAACTCTTGCTCCAGGTTCTGGCGGTTTGTCTCAATTTGATGCTTTTGAAGGCCTATCTCATGAACTTGCTGCCTCAGACTACTAAGTTCTGGGTCATACTCTTTGGACAGAGAGGCAGAGGATTTTGCTCTCACTTTAATAGCCTCGATTTCTTTCTCTAGTGCTCTGTTTTGGTTTTCCAGGTGATGGACCTTCTCGATGAATCCGGCGAAGCGGTCATTGAGCCCCTGCAGTAACTCTTTCTCACTGATTTTCCTCAGATTCTTTCCACCTgcatatttgtttgtaaaatcgAAGCTTTCGGCCGGATTAGCGGCGAATTCGCTAAGGATTGCATTACCTCTCGGCGGTGCTGTAGACCCAAAGCTGAAGGCAGACCTTGAAGTGAGCTGGGATGAAGGACGCACCGTTTGGTACCGGTACTCTTCCCGTGTCCGTCCAGGTGAATGAAGAGCACGCTCCATTGTGAGGCTGGTGCCTTTTCCTTTGCAGCGTTTAGTGAAAATGGATCCCTTTATATACTGCAATAGATGCTAGGTTAGCGTAATGGAGCTGTCCATACTGGTTAAATGCACAGAATCAGCTGTTCAGCTCAGCATCCttcgcgcgcgcgcgcgcactcactcactcacgcctCCGTCGATCTCCCGGGAACAGACGTCACATGAACTGCTCTCGTCTGCAGATTCCCAAactctaaaatattttgttttgtaaattcgCAGAGCTAGAATACACATTGTGAATGTAAAAAGgcggcatttatttaattatcaaattcagaaattaaaaaaaggatCAGTTCTCacaattaactatgacttttgcctcaataaatttACAGCTAATAGATAGGCCTAGTTGTAATGTTTCGGTATGGGgaaggattaagggatctaaaatatggtcatgtaaAATAAGGAATTCATATTtgctttttaagtaataatattaaCAGCAAATATGCAATGAATGATAGTGAGCCACTACAGGGATAATTGGTTCCTAAACCTTAAGTGTTACCCTTAACGTACATTAAAAATTATATCCTATAATATAGCTATAATGTAAATTATGCCTGCTCTGAACTGCCTCGGCCCCTAACATCAAAATATATGGTTATCACTGCTGTGTAAATGGATTTAAgccacctctgagcagcattaaacagtATCATATATGCAAGTGATCATAATGTGGCATTCGAATGGTTAAAAACTTTACATATTTGTTCTgtttaaaattgtgtgtgtgtgtgtgtgttatatatggaGATGTACTAATGTAGGCTATTGTTTTTCTGGTTTAATATATGTAGAGAATTCCATATTCTATTGCTGCAAGCTCAGCAAAATGTTATATACTGCGGTAGCGTATGTGATTTTCAGCAGAACTGTGAAAATCAACCGCTTTATATCTATGttgcttttattatttaacaaCACTACTATTTCATCATATTGTCAAATGTGCAGATATTTTACTGCAACAGCAACATTCTTCAAGCTATAATGTACATATTTGTGCTGCAGAAAAGCACAAGTCAGCTCTACATTTTCAGTCATGCTGAGCGGTCACTGAGCTGGAATCGATCCAACAGCACAGCTTCTACATGAGCAGCCAATAACAACATAAGCACCACACGCACTGTATGCATTCTCATGTGAGGGTGTCTAGTTtagaaataaatactttacatTTAGTATAACACATTTACATAGTCTGAAACCATTAGTGCTtgtttatatttaacatatttgtcattttgtgtctttttttcattaatttgattGAGACTGTAAAATATCTCAcagggtttgtgtgtgtttcttgaaCTCCAGATAAAGCAAAATTCCTGCAgctaattgaaaaaataaatctgttttgaaTACTAGCAATTTAGCTCGTATTCGCTCTGCTTGTATTGATCTAAAGGTGCATGTCTGCTGCATATTTTAACTAAAAATGATAAAGAAAACAATGCTTAGGtccactgaaataaaaatgctgcACTCTAAGCAGTTGTCATGTTAATTTATCAACATAATTCATCATATTTTAGATGTTGGAACAACTAAAACCACTGATAATTTTCAATATTTCCTTCAATTTTGATACATTCAGTCATCagtgcatcataaagaggcataagggaggggggggggcatCATGAAAAACTGCATTACATGTGTGTACAAATTGAGGTTTAACTTGAAAAGACACTTAAAGACTACATTATGTTAATGTCTTTACACAAATGGCTGGTTATCGTCATCTACCTGACAATTGATTATAATAAACATTTGGAAAAACAgattatatactgtaaaaataatacacTTATATATATAACTCTGCTAACACTCAGTGGATCAAAAAGGAAACAGCAGAACTATTGCTATGATCATTACGTGACTGAAGATTACGACAGGAACTTGAACAGAGATTGAATTGATCTCTCTTAATCATCTTGGTTCTCTGTTTTAAAGGAATGAAAGAACATCCGGATCTCATATGTGTCCCGTCTGTCATGCTGAAGGACTTTCCTCAGTCTGTTTCTGCATGCCATCCATTCGCTGGACACTCGCCCCAGCATCATTCCTTGTTTATAATGCTCCACCGCAGCTCTCTCTGAGCCCAACCTGTACTGCTTGAAATCCCCATACATGCGATGCCAGGCTTGACGGTCAGCTGGCTTCAGGTCAGGGAGGGCAAACAGCTCGGTGAACTTCTGCTCTGCTTTAGCCATCTCCTTTTGCTCTGCATACCTCAGTGCTAACTCCAGCTGTGGGTATATGTAGCCTGGGTTTAAAGTGGTACCCTTCTCTAAGTGGTGAATGCAAAGGCCCAGCAGCTCCGGATTGTGTACGTCATTCATCTGCATGGCTTTCCAGCGGTAGTTGTTGGCAATCTCATGATGTAAACGAGACGAGTCGGGTGCTTTCTTCAGCATTTCCAGCAACACTTTCAGGGCCTTGTCATAACACTGCTCTTTCTTCATGAACTTTGCAACATGCAGAACAACGCTGAGGTTATCTGGAGCCATGGCGAGCGCTTGCGTCATGTATTGCCATGCTTCTGCGTTATTTCCGTTCTTTGTGTTCTTGTAACACTTAAGCCCCAGATACACATGGATCATTGCATTCTCCGGGTCCAGGTTCAGAGCTTTCTTCAACTGGAGCACAGCAGGAGACTCTTCAAACCGTACACGCTTGTACTGACCAATCTTCAGTCCCTCCAGACGGAACAGAGAAAAGGCAAAGCCTGTGTTCCATTCCTTGTCATCCGGCTCTTTCTGTAAAGCTTCAAGGAAACTCTCCTTGGCCCTGATGTAGGTCTTTCTAGAAAACTTGAGAAGCGACCAGGCTTTTTCGCTCTGAACTTCTCTGTGAAGCTCTGCTGGAGACGGAGCAGGGAAAGCTCTAAGGATTTCATGCACTTTCTCTGTGTAAGTCTCAGCCTCCGTCACATTTCCCATGAGACGGTGCACCCAGGCCAAGTTTCCATACGTCACAATCACATTGCTGTCATTGTCCGGATGTTCCTTCTTTGCTAGTTGCAGGTTCTTAAGCGCCTCATCGTTAAATCCTTGTAAATGCTTAATAAAGGCCAAAAAGTTGAATTCTCTTTGTTTCAGTTTTCCTCCACACTCGCACTTCACTGCCAGTCTCTCACGAACTTTCACTTCGAGAAAGTTAAGGTCAGCATCTTCCTTTTGCAAGTCCCAAGTAAAGTGGCAGGACAACAGTTTAAGTTTGTCCTCAGACA is from Carassius auratus strain Wakin chromosome 13, ASM336829v1, whole genome shotgun sequence and encodes:
- the LOC113112947 gene encoding interferon-induced protein with tetratricopeptide repeats 1-like, with the protein product MSEDKLKLLSCHFTWDLQKEDADLNFLEVKVRERLAVKCECGGKLKQREFNFLAFIKHLQGFNDEALKNLQLAKKEHPDNDSNVIVTYGNLAWVHRLMGNVTEAETYTEKVHEILRAFPAPSPAELHREVQSEKAWSLLKFSRKTYIRAKESFLEALQKEPDDKEWNTGFAFSLFRLEGLKIGQYKRVRFEESPAVLQLKKALNLDPENAMIHVYLGLKCYKNTKNGNNAEAWQYMTQALAMAPDNLSVVLHVAKFMKKEQCYDKALKVLLEMLKKAPDSSRLHHEIANNYRWKAMQMNDVHNPELLGLCIHHLEKGTTLNPGYIYPQLELALRYAEQKEMAKAEQKFTELFALPDLKPADRQAWHRMYGDFKQYRLGSERAAVEHYKQGMMLGRVSSEWMACRNRLRKVLQHDRRDTYEIRMFFHSFKTENQDD